In Elusimicrobiaceae bacterium, the genomic stretch CTTGAAAGCGTGCGCCGGGGCGGCGCGGATATCATCCTGTCTTTCGCCACGGAAGTGCGCGAAGAGTGGCTGAAGTCGGCGTTTCCAAACGCCATTGCAACAGTGGCGCGGCCCGCGCTGGATAAAAACACGCTCAGCCCGGTCACGGAAGTTCTAACCATGTACAACGATATGATCGTGCGCAGGGAAATCACGTCCGCCGCGAAAGGCATACCATCGGCGGATCTGATCGCCGCAGAGTTCACCAGCGGACGCCACAAACTGCGTTACTGGGACGAGCAGGTCGGACAATGGCTCGCGCGTGTGGAATTTCTGTCCAGAACCTGCCCGGATTTCGGGCTCGAACCGCTCGGAGAAGACGACCTTGATCTGGTCATCGCCGATATCTGCGCCGGCGCGAAAAGCGTGTCCGAAGCCAAAAACCGGCCTGTCATGCCGGTTTTGCAGAACTGGTTTGACTGGGAGAAAAACCGGCTGCTTGAAAAACACGCGCCTTTAAAACTGGACATGCCAGGCGGCCGCAAAGCCAAAATCCGCTACCAGAGCGGACAGGAACCCTATCTCGAGGCAAAAATACAGGATCTGTTCACCCTGTCCGAAACCCCGCGCATCGCCGCCGGGCGCGTGCCGCTGGTAATACATATACTGGCGCCCTCCATGCGGCCGGTGCAGGTGACGAAAGATCTTAAAAATTTCTGGGCTGAAAGCTATCCCAGACTCAAGCCCGCGCTCGCACGCCGCTACCCGAAACATAAATGGCTGTAACCCCGCAAAGCGCGGGCCGCGCTTTGCGGCGTTCAATTACAAGGCCAGTATGACCGCGCCCGCAACGATCA encodes the following:
- a CDS encoding ATP-dependent helicase C-terminal domain-containing protein, translating into LESVRRGGADIILSFATEVREEWLKSAFPNAIATVARPALDKNTLSPVTEVLTMYNDMIVRREITSAAKGIPSADLIAAEFTSGRHKLRYWDEQVGQWLARVEFLSRTCPDFGLEPLGEDDLDLVIADICAGAKSVSEAKNRPVMPVLQNWFDWEKNRLLEKHAPLKLDMPGGRKAKIRYQSGQEPYLEAKIQDLFTLSETPRIAAGRVPLVIHILAPSMRPVQVTKDLKNFWAESYPRLKPALARRYPKHKWL